From Juglans regia cultivar Chandler chromosome 6, Walnut 2.0, whole genome shotgun sequence, the proteins below share one genomic window:
- the LOC109017699 gene encoding ankyrin-1-like, producing MDPKIYEAAAKGNLEVLERESRDPLDGFLTVNQNTILHICISSILVEEEFPAAGGTNSATAASFVKDVLDKCPSLLLKANADNDTPLHVVARYGHASIVEVLIKHKKFQHPDLESGVLVEATTEMIGKLNKERDTVLHETVRHNHIEVVQQLLMEVDPEFSFGANVAGETPLYLAAERHFPDLVSEILNKFKYPACDGPLGRTALHAAAFWGDEGMTKNISERYGRALCKQADQNGWTPLHMAALYMNNIKPTKLMLEFDREVAYMKDAEGRTALHIAAHCNHSSVTGDYIKVSGLLRSG from the exons ATGGATCCTAAAATCTATGAAGCGGCGGCGAAAGGCAACCTGGAGGTCTTGGAACGTGAAAGTCGCGATCCACTTGATGGGTTTTTAACAGTTAATCAAAATACAATCCTACATATTTGCATTTCAAGTATcctcgttgaagaagagtttccCGCCGCTGGAGGAACCAACTCAGCCACAGCGGCAAGCTTTGTGAAAGATGTACTGGACAAGTGCCCGTCACTTTTATTGAAAGCCAACGCGGATAACGATACACCGTTACATGTGGTGGCAAGGTATGGGCATGCTTCCATAGTCGAAGTCCtgattaaacataaaaaattccaaCATCCAGATCTTGAAAGTGGAGTACTCGTTGAAGCTACTACGGAGATGATTGGAAAGCTGAACAAAGAGAGAGACACGGTCTTACATGAAACTGTACGTCACAATCACATTGAAGTGGTACAACAGTTACTAATGGAGGTAGATCCAGAATTTTCGTTTGGTGCTAATGTTGCTGGTGAGACCCCACTTTACTTGGCTGCCGAGAGACATTTTCCAGATTTGGTGTCagaaattttaaacaaattcaAGTATCCAGCTTGTGATGGCCCCTTGGGTAGAACGGCTTTGCATGCTGCAGCATTTTGGGGTGATGAAG GAATGACCAAAAACATTTCGGAAAGATACGGACGCGCTCTATGTAAACAGGCAGACCAAAATGGTTGGACTCCGCTTCACATGGCTGCATTATACATGAACAATATTAAGCCAACAAAACTAATGCTGGAATTTGATAGAGAGGTAGCATATATGAAAGACGCAGAGGGTAGGACAGCTCTTCACATTGCAGCTCATTGCAACCACTCTTCCGTAACAGGAGATTATATCAAAGTGTCCGGATTGTTGCGAAGTGGTTGA